In Hermetia illucens chromosome 1, iHerIll2.2.curated.20191125, whole genome shotgun sequence, one genomic interval encodes:
- the LOC119647285 gene encoding uncharacterized protein LOC119647285, whose product MKLPPLPAIFQPTPREKQYKEILSLESIKELHINNFHEIELMKTENKIVKLTNCGFAMVIIIIVIVFLINKFLGGNRSTISITQSTETDKMRHQHPATISIPPPSSTPKIYSSPFF is encoded by the exons ATGAAACTTCCC CCTCTACCTGCAATTTTCCAGCCAACACCACGAGAGAAGCAGTACAAAGAGATACTTTCATTGGAGTCAATCaaagaacttcatattaacaattTCCACGAGATTGAGCTAATGAAAACCGAAAATAAGATCGTCAAACTTACCAACTGCGGTTTCGCCATGGTTATAATTATCATCGTGATCGTCTTCCTAATTAACAAATTCCTGGGGGGAAATCGATCAACAATCAGTATCACGCAAAGCACAGAAACCGATAAGATGCGACATCAACATCCGGCAACCATCAGTATCCCGCCACCTTCGAGTACGCCAAAAATCTACAGTAGTCCATTCTTTTGA